The genomic region ttacccatgaacgatcacatcaatcgcATATTTCGTATTTGATGTCTCTTTTCATAAATAGCAAAACGAGAGAGAGAGAtgattaataatctgaataatatgtgattgatatgatcgttcataggtaatatttcatttttccgactgtatgtaataggtaaataatgggtaaatacttaaaacatttcttttccgattatagcgccatctatcaacaactggaataaatgttataaatgtgtatgtgTCACGGACGTGCCTCTTTTTCTGTCACTTGTgtcgcactgaaaaatgcctctgAGAAGAACCATACCACCAATACACCTGCAGGTGTAAGACAGAGCCAAAACATACGACAAGAATAACCAGGAGAAGACAGAAGAAAGGAGAGAAAACATTACAAAGTAGGAAGAGTGGGAAAGCGAGCGGAGAGCTGCATGGACAAGGACTCTGATCCCTGTCGTGGAGGAGTGGGTAAAGTGCAAATATAAAAGTACGAACTACTTTTTCATGCATTTCCTTATGGGACACGGATCATTTGGAGCATACCTTGAGAGGATAGGCATGGCAATAGATGATAGTTGTGTGGATTGTGGAGTAAGCAGTGGACACAGCAGAACACTGTGTGTTCGAATGCAGAACGTTTAATGACGAAAGATCGGAGCTATTAATTTGCAAAAGTTGGAATAACAGGAGCAAACAATTTTATGGCCATAGTGACAAGTGGGAAATGCGAGATCAAAGAAGTGCTAGAGGCTGtgacaaaaatcattaaaagatAAGAGATTATAAAAAGAGAGAGACAAAAGGGGTAAACATAAGCAACAAAAGCAATAGAGAGAAAAAGAAGAATTGAGAAAGTGAGGCTGTGCGCTCGAGAGAACGGTCTGGAAAGACGTGCCACGCGCGTGAGCCGAGAGTGGCTTTAGTTGGTAGGCATTGTAACGCGGATGTATCCGGAGGCAAGATCCCAGAGGTGGAACTGCATTCGGATATACTCAGTTTACTCTGAATCCAACACACGCCAGGTATGATTCACCTGGTACGGTCTTTAGAAGATTCCACTCTCACACAAAAAAAGTATGTGTTCTCAAATGTACTTTAAAATTACTTATAGTAATAAACTGTTTTAAGCAAATCTCACAGTTGTAacgtttttctccagtgtgcttTCTTAAATGTGTTTTCAAAAGACAGTTTCAGTATGAACTCTTATATGTATTTTCAAATCACTTGCttgactaaactgtttaaaacaaatttcacacttgtgtggtttttctccagtatgcagtCTCATATGTTTTTTCAAAGTACTTTGTatactaaactgtttaaaacaaatttcacacttgtagggTTTTTCTCCAgaatgcactctcaaatgtgttttcaaatcacTTGCTTggctaaactgtttaaaacaaatttcacacttgtatggtttttctccagtatgtgtTCTCAAATGCACTTTCAAATTACTTGTAGTAATAAACTGTTTTAAGCAAATCTCACAGTTGTAacgtttttctccagtgtgcactctcaaatgcgtCTTCAAACGACTTGCTccactaaactgtttaaaacatatttcacacttgtgaggtttttctccagtgtgaattcTAAAATGTGTTTTCAAAGAATCTGCttgattaaactgtttaaaacaaatttcacacttgtatgggttttctccagtatgcaatctcaaatgtgttttcaaattacttgtagtactaaactgttttaaacaaatctCACAGTTGTAacgtttttctccagtgtgcactctcagaTGTATTTTCAAACGATCTGTTCCACTAAACTGTTtcaaacaaatctcacacttgtgaggtttttctccagtatgcagtctcaaatgtgttttcaaagaaTCTGGTCTAgcaaactgtttaaaacaaatttcacacttgtgcggtttttctccagtatgtgtTCTCAAATGTACTTTTAAATTACTTGTAGTaataaactgttttaaacaaatctCACAGTTGTAACTTTTTtgtccagtgtgcactctcagaTGTGTTTTCAAATAACCTGCTcgactaaactgtttaaaacaaatttcacacttgtatagTTTTTCCCCAGTATGAACTCTTGTATGTATTTTCAAAAGACATTTATAAGAGAACTGCTTCGAACAAATTTTACATTCATATGGTCTATTTCCAGTCACaatttctatatttttatttaaagttttccCTTCAGTGTGTCCACTCATCTCACTTCCTTCGTAAGATGAATCTTCAATGACTTTCTCCATAATTTCCATTTTGATTTCATCTTTGAGATAACCTAAAATACAAACCAACTATTTAGGGGAGTGcgattagaacgaaaacatgcattgtttcggaagaattcaaacaagcttatatttttctaaaactttttttgttagtttatatacatgttaaagtaaaaagttctactcgcagatttggtcGCTAATTggttattaattgtttaaacagtaacaattgttttgtataaataattttaaaaatatcgttaaatacatcattttactttgatcaaatatgtttctattttgtttttgattatgct from Diabrotica virgifera virgifera chromosome 3, PGI_DIABVI_V3a harbors:
- the LOC114339900 gene encoding zinc finger protein 664-like isoform X2, encoding MEVEVKQEISEEACKIEYDDLDDALLEGLKCEIQESKKERTSGTYDSLDLKKSPINTEIEYGNTLNPFKESEKTNKGYLKDEIKMEIMEKVIEDSSYEGSEMSGHTEGKTLNKNIEIVTGNRPYECKICSKQFSYKCLLKIHTRVHTGEKLYKCEICFKQFSRAGYLKTHLRVHTGQKSYNCEICLKQFITTSNLKVHLRTHTGEKPHKCEICFKQFARPDSLKTHLRLHTGEKPHKCEICLKQFSGTDRLKIHLRVHTGEKRYNCEICLKQFSTTSNLKTHLRLHTGENPYKCEICFKQFNQADSLKTHFRIHTGEKPHKCEICFKQFSGASRLKTHLRVHTGEKRYNCEICLKQFITTSNLKVHLRTHTGEKPYKCEICFKQFSQASDLKTHLRVHSGEKPYKCEICFKQFSIQSTLKKHMRLHTGEKPHKCEICFKQFSQASDLKIHIRVHTETVF